The following are from one region of the Candidatus Brocadiia bacterium genome:
- a CDS encoding CRTAC1 family protein: MRKSIFLLYITAVSLCLLVQTYNVAEESSSAPPIKFTEVAESAGLKDIGARDAQLAWADYNNDGYQDFILRGQQLFRNSGPPAWKFTDVTVDAGISFDGGGALWIDYDNDGNLDLLTFGQKDTLWRNTGKPDYKFVDISVQAGDINDNVLTTGAACLDYDRDGYPDLYIVNYQSDKASLADRLLHNEKSRFVDVTEKAGMTAEKNSPLPGRSAVIGDYNNDGLTDIYVSNYRLRPNYLWELQKDNTFRNVAVDKGVNGIERQGYFGHTIASAFGDINNDGLLDLVVGNFAHKDIQSGRGFICDDAKICQNLGPAKQYRFTDIRVKAGIPLKTIGGEEETICGTSLADFDNDGFLDLFITQIYDELPYAFSRLFRNGNGKEVYFDELTNQAGARIWDTYICTPVDYDNDGDVDLITGGKVVSDKGAPNCLRLFKNDCNNKNSWLQVKLKGNHCNKFGIGARIILSAGTETQMREIGITTCSTSYAPYLAYFGIGNIKQIDKLEVRWPCGKVQKMDKPAANKLLLIEEK; the protein is encoded by the coding sequence GTGAGAAAAAGTATTTTCTTGTTATATATCACGGCTGTTTCTTTATGCCTACTTGTCCAAACTTATAATGTCGCGGAAGAATCTTCGTCCGCGCCGCCTATAAAATTCACCGAAGTTGCCGAATCAGCCGGATTGAAAGACATCGGGGCGCGGGATGCCCAACTGGCTTGGGCTGATTATAACAACGATGGTTACCAGGATTTCATCCTCAGGGGCCAGCAACTTTTCCGCAATAGCGGCCCGCCCGCCTGGAAATTTACCGATGTTACTGTTGATGCCGGCATAAGTTTTGACGGCGGCGGCGCACTCTGGATAGATTATGACAATGACGGCAATTTAGACCTGCTCACTTTTGGGCAAAAAGATACCCTCTGGCGCAATACCGGCAAGCCTGATTATAAGTTCGTTGATATTTCTGTCCAGGCCGGCGATATTAATGATAATGTGCTGACCACCGGCGCGGCCTGCCTTGATTATGACCGCGACGGCTATCCCGACCTTTATATCGTTAATTATCAATCTGATAAGGCCAGCCTGGCGGACCGGTTGCTCCATAACGAAAAAAGCAGATTCGTTGATGTCACAGAGAAGGCCGGCATGACCGCCGAGAAAAACTCGCCTCTGCCCGGCCGGAGCGCTGTTATCGGCGACTATAACAACGACGGGCTGACGGATATCTATGTCTCCAACTACAGGCTCAGACCTAACTACCTCTGGGAACTCCAGAAGGACAATACGTTCAGAAACGTGGCCGTCGACAAAGGAGTCAATGGCATAGAACGTCAGGGTTATTTCGGCCATACCATTGCTTCGGCCTTCGGAGATATCAATAATGATGGCCTATTGGATTTGGTGGTCGGAAATTTTGCCCATAAGGATATCCAGTCCGGCCGGGGTTTTATCTGCGATGACGCGAAAATATGCCAGAATCTTGGCCCAGCCAAGCAGTATAGATTTACGGACATCCGGGTAAAAGCCGGCATTCCGCTAAAGACAATCGGCGGAGAGGAAGAAACCATCTGCGGCACGTCTTTAGCCGACTTTGACAATGATGGCTTCCTTGATTTATTCATTACCCAGATTTATGACGAACTGCCTTATGCCTTTTCCCGGCTGTTCCGTAATGGCAACGGCAAAGAGGTCTACTTTGACGAGCTGACCAACCAGGCCGGGGCCCGGATCTGGGACACCTATATCTGCACACCGGTTGATTATGATAACGACGGCGATGTTGACTTAATCACCGGCGGCAAGGTGGTATCTGACAAAGGCGCGCCGAATTGCCTGCGCCTGTTCAAGAACGATTGCAATAATAAGAACAGCTGGCTTCAAGTAAAATTAAAAGGTAATCATTGCAATAAATTTGGAATCGGCGCGCGAATAATATTGTCTGCCGGCACAGAAACTCAAATGCGGGAAATCGGGATAACGACTTGCTCCACCTCGTATGCCCCGTATCTGGCATATTTTGGGATAGGCAACATCAAGCAGATAGACAAGCTGGAAGTCCGCTGGCCCTGCGGCAAGGTCCAGAAGATGGATAAACCGGCGGCCAACAAATTGCTCCTGATCGAAGAAAAATAA
- a CDS encoding FKBP-type peptidyl-prolyl cis-trans isomerase: MDTNVNKAPVEITTTSGLKYIDLTVGTGVEARPGKSVSVHYTGWLTNGTKFDSSKDRGQPFVFGLGAGQVIRGWDEGVAGMKIGGKRKLTIPPQIGYGPRGAGNVIPPNATLIFEVELLGVQ; encoded by the coding sequence ATGGATACCAACGTTAACAAGGCTCCGGTCGAAATCACCACCACGTCCGGATTGAAATACATTGATTTGACGGTCGGCACCGGCGTCGAAGCCCGTCCGGGCAAGAGCGTCTCGGTTCATTATACCGGCTGGCTGACCAACGGCACCAAGTTCGACAGTTCCAAAGACCGGGGCCAGCCGTTTGTCTTCGGCTTGGGCGCCGGACAGGTCATCCGCGGTTGGGACGAAGGCGTGGCCGGAATGAAAATCGGCGGCAAGCGCAAGCTGACCATCCCGCCGCAAATCGGCTATGGCCCGCGCGGCGCCGGCAATGTTATTCCGCCTAACGCTACGCTTATCTTCGAGGTGGAACTGTTGGGCGTGCAATAG
- a CDS encoding winged helix-turn-helix domain-containing protein — MLKAEIGKTAGEMWKHLGKNGKTSLSAIALEMKLKPEIATMAMGWLARENKVNVNREGKSIAITLSDTEAKIYKQTQK, encoded by the coding sequence ATGTTAAAAGCGGAAATAGGCAAGACCGCCGGCGAAATGTGGAAACACCTGGGCAAAAACGGCAAGACGTCTCTGTCAGCCATCGCTCTGGAGATGAAGCTGAAACCGGAAATAGCCACTATGGCAATGGGTTGGCTGGCCCGGGAAAACAAGGTCAACGTCAACCGGGAAGGCAAGTCAATAGCCATAACCCTGAGTGACACCGAGGCAAAGATTTACAAACAGACTCAGAAATAA
- the bioA gene encoding adenosylmethionine--8-amino-7-oxononanoate transaminase yields MNKTNRRLSGLDKKYLWHPFTQMKEWMSDDMVIISRAKGNYLYDSRGRRYLDGVSSLWCNVHGHGRPEIDRAVRGQLNRVAHSTMLGLANVPAIELARELIRVAPKGLSRVFYSDSGSTAVEIALKMAFQFWQQAPGNRKANTRKTKFLTFANAYHGDTIGSVSLGGMDLFHAIYKPLLFKTIQAPAPYCYRCPLNMERSACRMECLLKAEQLIKKHHRQLAGIVIEPLIQGAAGMITQPAGFLKRLRQLCTQYNILFIVDEVATGFGRTGRMFACEHESVRPDIMAVAKGITGGYLPLAATLTTEKVFAAFLGEYRDNKTFFHGHTYTGNPLACAAALANLEIFRKDKTIRQLGPKIRRLTERLNEFRRLAHVGDIRQCGLMVGIELVRDKAAKQPYPYQARMGRRVMLNVRQHGIILRPLGDVIVLMPPLSISGRQLEYLLDAVWRAIEEIR; encoded by the coding sequence ATGAACAAGACCAACCGCCGGTTATCGGGCCTGGATAAAAAATATCTCTGGCATCCGTTTACCCAGATGAAAGAATGGATGTCCGACGATATGGTTATAATCAGCCGGGCCAAAGGCAACTATCTTTATGACAGCCGGGGCCGGCGTTATCTGGATGGCGTGTCTTCGCTTTGGTGCAACGTGCACGGACACGGCCGTCCCGAAATTGACCGGGCCGTTCGGGGACAGCTCAACCGGGTGGCTCATTCGACTATGCTTGGTCTGGCCAACGTTCCAGCCATAGAATTGGCCCGGGAGCTGATTCGGGTCGCGCCCAAGGGACTGAGCCGTGTGTTTTATTCCGACAGCGGTTCCACGGCCGTGGAAATAGCGCTGAAAATGGCCTTTCAGTTCTGGCAACAGGCGCCCGGCAACCGCAAAGCCAACACACGTAAGACCAAATTCCTGACTTTTGCCAACGCCTATCACGGCGATACCATCGGTTCGGTCAGCCTGGGCGGCATGGACCTGTTTCACGCCATATATAAGCCGTTATTGTTCAAGACCATCCAGGCGCCGGCGCCATATTGTTACCGCTGCCCGCTCAATATGGAAAGAAGCGCCTGCCGGATGGAATGCCTGCTTAAAGCCGAGCAACTGATTAAGAAACATCACCGGCAATTGGCCGGGATAGTCATAGAACCGCTAATCCAGGGTGCGGCCGGGATGATTACCCAGCCGGCCGGATTTCTCAAACGGCTCCGCCAGTTGTGTACTCAATATAACATCTTGTTCATTGTTGACGAGGTGGCCACCGGTTTCGGCCGGACCGGACGGATGTTTGCCTGCGAACACGAATCTGTTCGGCCTGATATTATGGCTGTGGCCAAGGGCATCACCGGCGGCTACCTGCCCCTGGCCGCCACTCTGACCACGGAAAAGGTCTTCGCCGCGTTTCTGGGCGAATATCGGGACAACAAGACCTTCTTTCACGGCCACACCTATACCGGCAATCCGCTGGCCTGCGCGGCCGCCCTGGCTAACCTGGAAATATTCCGTAAAGACAAGACCATTCGGCAGTTGGGACCTAAGATTCGCCGGCTCACCGAACGACTAAATGAATTCCGGCGCCTGGCCCATGTCGGCGATATCCGCCAATGCGGACTTATGGTCGGGATAGAGTTGGTCCGGGACAAGGCCGCAAAACAGCCTTATCCTTACCAGGCCAGAATGGGGCGCAGGGTCATGCTCAATGTCCGCCAGCACGGGATAATCCTGCGCCCCTTGGGTGATGTGATAGTCCTGATGCCGCCGTTAAGTATTTCCGGTCGGCAGTTGGAATACCTGCTCGACGCGGTTTGGCGCGCTATCGAGGAAATCCGCTGA
- a CDS encoding aspartate kinase, whose translation MKVLKFGGASLKSPAAFRDVARIIINTKGDKAVVLSALNGVTDSLLGFIRTCSSKPSSQAQIKRFVQNLKTRHFDILKTALGKKAIRPETVRSLNLNLSKLERLFYGVSYVEEVSNRTQDFIISFGERLIVLVMAEVLQSLGARAEPLEADKIGMITDGDFGKASAILPLATRSLRHNLMPIIKKNAVPLITGFFGCDRYQRTTTFGRGGSDYSASVVAYALDADQLEIWKDVDGFMSVSPEIVRSGHLLDVLSYDEAAEMAYFGAEILHPRMVEPAMLKKIPIIIRNTFNPKHKGTAIVAQGYKSRDIVKGIAYDRNIAILKIHGAGVGYKPGVLQDITASIVNRGLNIKSVITSQTCINILLAKDDLESAYQALTKARINVIEHLEKVKGIALVGIVGEGLVRAKGLAAQVFKAVADEDVNVEVISAGASSVAYYFIIKDKFIKRVVRAIYLQFFD comes from the coding sequence ATGAAAGTCCTTAAATTCGGCGGGGCCAGCCTGAAAAGTCCGGCCGCTTTCCGCGACGTGGCCAGGATTATCATCAACACCAAGGGCGATAAAGCGGTGGTGCTTTCGGCCCTTAACGGCGTGACCGACAGCCTGCTTGGTTTCATCCGGACCTGCTCCAGCAAACCATCAAGCCAAGCGCAGATAAAAAGATTCGTCCAGAACCTGAAAACCCGGCATTTCGACATCCTGAAAACCGCCCTGGGCAAAAAGGCCATACGGCCTGAGACCGTCCGCTCGCTCAATCTTAACCTGTCCAAGCTAGAGCGCTTGTTTTACGGCGTCAGCTATGTGGAAGAAGTCAGCAACCGGACGCAGGATTTCATCATCAGTTTCGGCGAACGTCTGATTGTACTGGTCATGGCCGAGGTACTCCAGAGCCTGGGCGCCCGGGCCGAACCGCTCGAGGCCGATAAAATAGGCATGATTACGGATGGCGATTTCGGTAAGGCTTCGGCCATCCTGCCGCTGGCCACCCGGAGCCTGAGGCATAACCTGATGCCCATAATCAAGAAAAACGCGGTCCCGCTTATAACCGGGTTTTTCGGATGCGACCGCTACCAGCGAACGACCACCTTCGGCCGGGGCGGCAGCGATTACAGTGCTTCGGTCGTGGCTTACGCGCTTGACGCCGACCAGCTGGAAATATGGAAAGACGTCGACGGTTTTATGAGTGTCAGCCCAGAGATAGTCCGGAGCGGGCATCTTTTGGATGTGCTTTCTTACGACGAAGCGGCCGAGATGGCCTACTTCGGCGCCGAGATATTGCATCCCCGGATGGTCGAACCGGCCATGCTCAAGAAAATACCCATCATCATCCGCAACACCTTCAATCCCAAGCACAAAGGCACGGCCATAGTGGCTCAGGGATACAAAAGCAGGGATATCGTCAAAGGCATCGCTTACGACAGAAATATCGCCATCCTGAAAATCCACGGAGCCGGCGTGGGCTATAAGCCGGGCGTGCTCCAGGATATTACGGCCAGCATCGTCAACCGCGGGCTAAATATCAAGTCGGTCATAACGTCGCAGACCTGCATTAACATCCTGCTGGCCAAGGATGACCTGGAATCGGCCTATCAGGCGCTGACCAAGGCGCGCATCAACGTCATCGAACACCTGGAAAAGGTCAAGGGCATCGCCCTGGTCGGCATAGTCGGCGAGGGTCTGGTCAGAGCCAAGGGCTTGGCTGCCCAGGTTTTCAAGGCCGTGGCCGATGAGGACGTCAATGTCGAGGTTATCTCGGCCGGAGCGTCTTCGGTGGCTTATTATTTCATCATCAAGGATAAGTTCATCAAACGCGTGGTCCGGGCGATTTATCTGCAATTCTTCGATTAA